Proteins encoded together in one Desulfosporosinus meridiei DSM 13257 window:
- a CDS encoding dimethyl sulfoxide reductase anchor subunit family protein encodes MFAEEWPLMMFTLLTQLGVGTFILLTITGTVLESKENHKAASQLTNTGFPAIGVIMALALVLSLFHLGTPSGAYRALLNLGSSWLSREILFVGIFFGLILGNYFVAGKGQFNKILSWITSLTGLMVIFSMASIYSSSIRPAWNGGNTFLAFLGTTLLFGVLGSVVLIMQGLKGDKLSPELINLLKKISLIGIAALLIQLVYLPVYYTALSGGGDAALASAQALAGSYGPMWVIRWILSGIGAGLLAYTLFKKGNTSLPLPANTVYVAFALVLVGEFLGRYIFYASAVSIMVG; translated from the coding sequence ATGTTTGCTGAAGAATGGCCGTTAATGATGTTTACCCTTTTAACTCAGCTGGGGGTCGGCACTTTTATCCTTCTGACTATCACAGGAACGGTTCTGGAATCAAAGGAGAACCATAAAGCCGCATCCCAACTAACCAACACAGGGTTTCCAGCCATTGGAGTGATCATGGCCCTTGCTCTGGTCTTGTCACTCTTCCACCTGGGTACGCCAAGCGGAGCCTACCGTGCTCTTTTAAATCTTGGCAGTTCTTGGCTGAGCCGCGAGATACTTTTTGTGGGAATCTTCTTTGGCTTAATCCTTGGCAATTACTTTGTTGCCGGAAAAGGACAGTTCAATAAGATCCTAAGCTGGATAACTTCCCTGACAGGTCTGATGGTGATTTTCAGCATGGCAAGTATTTATTCTTCTTCTATACGACCGGCCTGGAATGGTGGGAATACCTTCCTCGCCTTTTTGGGAACCACCCTCCTCTTTGGGGTGTTAGGTTCGGTGGTCTTGATTATGCAAGGTTTAAAGGGGGATAAACTATCCCCCGAATTAATCAACCTGCTGAAAAAAATCAGCCTGATCGGAATAGCTGCTTTGCTGATTCAACTGGTTTATCTACCCGTTTATTACACCGCTCTCTCTGGCGGGGGAGACGCCGCCTTGGCCTCTGCCCAAGCCCTAGCGGGCTCCTATGGGCCTATGTGGGTGATAAGATGGATCCTTTCCGGAATAGGGGCTGGGCTTTTAGCCTACACTCTATTCAAAAAAGGGAATACCTCCTTGCCACTTCCGGCAAACACAGTCTATGTAGCCTTTGCCCTCGTCTTAGTTGGTGAATTCCTGGGACGTTACATTTTCTACGCCTCAGCAGTATCAATCATGG
- a CDS encoding DMSO/selenate family reductase complex B subunit: MAQLGFYFDMTACSKCKTCQIACKDKNDLKLGALFRRVTSFEGGKFPSPWIYNLSIACNHCEKPKCVENCPSGALHKRADGIVMYDLDKCIGCRMCTWSCPYGAPQYIEELGKVRKCDLCADLIDKGQNPACVDACLMRVLKYGDIEELKKEYGGTSDIKGLPDSSITHPSFIIKPKREAKR, translated from the coding sequence ATGGCGCAGCTGGGATTTTACTTTGATATGACTGCCTGCAGTAAATGTAAAACCTGTCAAATTGCTTGCAAGGACAAAAATGATTTGAAACTGGGAGCGCTTTTCCGTCGAGTCACGAGTTTTGAAGGGGGGAAATTCCCCAGCCCTTGGATCTATAATTTATCCATCGCCTGTAACCACTGTGAAAAACCAAAATGTGTAGAGAACTGCCCATCGGGTGCTCTCCATAAACGGGCTGACGGGATTGTCATGTATGATCTGGATAAGTGCATTGGTTGCCGCATGTGTACTTGGTCTTGCCCCTATGGGGCGCCCCAATATATCGAGGAACTGGGTAAAGTGAGAAAGTGCGACCTGTGTGCTGACTTAATCGACAAGGGGCAAAATCCGGCCTGTGTGGATGCTTGCCTGATGAGGGTTTTGAAATATGGGGATATTGAGGAGCTCAAAAAAGAGTATGGCGGAACTTCGGACATCAAAGGTCTGCCGGATTCCTCAATTACCCATCCTTCCTTCATCATCAAGCCTAAAAGAGAAGCTAAACGCTAA
- a CDS encoding molybdopterin-dependent oxidoreductase → MANFIENAKKYSINRRSFLGWTATLTAGTAAALTLPGCGLAKVDAEKAAALAGKEGEWITAACWHNCGGRCLNKAYVVDGVVLRQKTDDTHPDSPDYPQQRGCARGRSQRQQVYGADRLKYPMKRKNWEPGTGGKRELRGRDEWVRISWDEALDSIAAELKRVKEAYGNKSILTKSPIPSINAFGGSMTYWGTTSDGAWPKPQQFMNGGRSRGSNDRLDLKNAKLIVLWGSNPAWSSAGNPAYNYKQAKDAGAKIIMVDPFYTDSAQILADEWIPVRPGTDTALLLGMAHYMITNNLHDQAFLDKYCVGFDQDHMPEGADPQENFKDYVLGTYDGQPKTPEWASEHCGTDPELIRTFAHQIAVTKPMTFSSSSAAARTMLGEQFCQAFLTVGWMTGNVGKPGASISSNNRHNTQSYGGPALVNPGKAGGSTVANPLYKEPTFPGPDPFKTNWHGIVWDEAWDAVVKGEYTAGVRGKQPCDIRALVNIGVGNPLNQATNLMRGIEAFRKVEFVVSSAHFLTTTAKYSDIVLPATTEWEKVGGFLTGNPEMLIYYSQVTEPLYETKDDNWIDLEIGKRLGFDPKKLDPLSEKQKVFNQLAGSTVIKEDGSGYEPLVTITAEDIAELGVDGTPQQGRIGYKEFKERGIYQVPRAPGDKYGYIDYKKFIDDPEKNPLGTESGKFQIHSQALADNIKAFGWSTLAPIAKYQYVTEGYEETFTDYEKQVKGDYPLQLTTIHYARRSHSTLDNIPGLREAFGNELYMNPSDAEARGIHKDDIVKITSRHGSVIRPLYLTERMMPGTLTLGQGAWAEIDEESGVCKAGAVNVLNGGLCGGQGTQGYNTCNVQVEKYNGSIKLKPDHTWPQRIVSAQGGAK, encoded by the coding sequence ATGGCAAATTTTATCGAGAATGCAAAGAAATACAGCATTAACAGACGATCCTTTCTCGGCTGGACAGCGACTCTCACTGCAGGGACTGCGGCAGCCTTAACTTTACCGGGTTGTGGATTAGCCAAAGTCGATGCAGAGAAAGCGGCAGCCCTTGCCGGCAAAGAAGGGGAATGGATTACAGCGGCCTGTTGGCACAACTGTGGAGGTCGATGTCTTAATAAGGCCTATGTTGTAGACGGAGTTGTTCTGCGTCAAAAGACGGATGATACGCATCCGGATAGCCCGGATTATCCCCAGCAAAGAGGGTGTGCGCGAGGACGGTCACAACGTCAGCAAGTTTATGGTGCGGATCGCTTAAAGTACCCCATGAAACGCAAGAACTGGGAGCCGGGAACCGGTGGGAAAAGGGAACTCAGAGGCAGGGATGAATGGGTCAGAATATCTTGGGATGAAGCCTTAGATTCCATCGCTGCAGAGCTGAAACGGGTTAAGGAAGCTTACGGCAATAAATCAATTCTGACCAAAAGCCCGATCCCGTCCATCAACGCTTTTGGTGGCTCAATGACTTACTGGGGCACCACCTCTGACGGAGCATGGCCTAAGCCCCAGCAGTTCATGAATGGCGGCAGATCAAGAGGCTCTAATGATCGTCTTGATTTAAAGAATGCCAAGCTTATCGTGCTCTGGGGTTCAAATCCCGCTTGGAGCAGCGCCGGTAATCCCGCCTATAACTATAAACAGGCCAAAGATGCCGGAGCTAAGATTATCATGGTCGACCCCTTTTATACGGATTCGGCCCAGATTTTAGCGGATGAATGGATTCCGGTACGCCCCGGAACGGATACAGCTCTTTTATTAGGCATGGCTCACTATATGATCACAAACAACCTTCATGATCAGGCCTTTTTGGATAAATACTGTGTCGGTTTTGATCAAGACCATATGCCTGAAGGGGCCGATCCTCAAGAAAACTTTAAGGATTATGTGCTGGGAACCTATGATGGCCAGCCAAAAACTCCGGAATGGGCCTCTGAACATTGCGGAACTGACCCGGAGCTTATTCGAACCTTTGCTCATCAAATCGCTGTCACTAAACCCATGACCTTCAGTAGCTCCTCGGCTGCTGCCAGAACCATGCTGGGTGAACAATTCTGCCAGGCCTTTCTGACCGTTGGCTGGATGACGGGCAATGTGGGTAAACCCGGAGCTTCCATCAGCTCCAATAATCGCCACAATACTCAAAGCTATGGAGGACCGGCACTGGTTAACCCAGGAAAAGCCGGGGGCTCAACTGTAGCCAATCCTCTCTATAAAGAACCTACTTTTCCGGGACCGGATCCCTTTAAAACAAACTGGCATGGTATTGTTTGGGATGAGGCTTGGGATGCCGTTGTCAAGGGTGAATATACCGCAGGTGTAAGGGGTAAGCAGCCCTGTGACATTAGGGCCTTGGTGAATATTGGTGTTGGTAATCCACTGAACCAAGCCACGAATCTTATGCGCGGAATTGAGGCCTTTCGCAAGGTTGAATTTGTCGTGAGTTCGGCTCACTTCTTAACGACAACCGCCAAATATTCCGATATTGTCCTGCCTGCCACCACGGAATGGGAGAAGGTCGGAGGTTTTCTGACGGGTAACCCGGAAATGCTTATTTATTACAGCCAAGTTACCGAGCCCCTCTATGAAACCAAAGATGACAATTGGATCGATCTCGAGATCGGAAAAAGACTGGGCTTTGATCCAAAGAAACTTGATCCCTTGTCAGAAAAACAGAAGGTCTTCAACCAACTAGCTGGTTCCACTGTCATTAAAGAAGATGGTTCAGGGTATGAGCCCTTAGTGACCATAACGGCAGAAGATATTGCAGAATTAGGTGTCGATGGAACCCCACAGCAGGGGCGGATTGGGTATAAGGAATTTAAAGAACGAGGGATTTATCAGGTTCCCCGCGCTCCGGGGGATAAGTACGGTTATATCGATTATAAAAAGTTTATCGATGACCCGGAGAAGAACCCCTTGGGAACAGAGAGTGGTAAGTTTCAAATTCACAGTCAAGCTTTGGCAGATAATATTAAAGCCTTTGGCTGGAGTACCTTGGCCCCCATTGCCAAATATCAATATGTTACTGAGGGCTATGAAGAAACCTTTACTGACTACGAAAAACAAGTTAAGGGTGATTACCCCTTGCAGCTCACGACGATCCACTATGCCCGTCGCAGCCATTCCACCTTGGATAACATCCCCGGATTGCGAGAGGCTTTCGGCAATGAACTCTACATGAACCCTTCTGACGCAGAAGCCAGGGGAATCCATAAGGATGATATTGTTAAGATCACCAGCCGGCACGGAAGCGTGATCAGACCTCTTTATCTCACTGAACGAATGATGCCGGGAACCCTGACTCTGGGTCAAGGTGCTTGGGCTGAAATCGATGAGGAGAGTGGGGTCTGTAAAGCCGGAGCCGTGAATGTGTTAAATGGCGGGCTTTGTGGCGGGCAAGGGACGCAAGGGTATAACACTTGTAATGTTCAAGTTGAAAAATATAATGGTTCCATTAAGCTAAAGCCGGATCATACCTGGCCACAAAGGATTGTTAGTGCACAAGGGGGGGCTAAGTAA
- a CDS encoding YczE/YyaS/YitT family protein, with amino-acid sequence MHQSRQRFIFYVSGIIIMTFGIALTIRSLMGTSPFDALLVGLFQTFGLTIGSWEIVVGLVLVLFNAAAQRRKLEYFALLTSLITGMGIDLWLFVLGDSISPLTLFGQAACLILGVGIVGLGVAVNLQADFAPNPMDRSMLVINQLTGLNVAISRAIISLVLVILAFLFGGPIGIGTLFSALITGVFIKFFMPYTARLNKGKGTDPASGDETPIIH; translated from the coding sequence ATGCATCAGTCACGTCAGCGTTTTATTTTCTACGTTTCAGGTATTATTATCATGACCTTTGGGATAGCGTTAACGATTCGTTCCTTAATGGGAACCTCCCCATTTGACGCACTCCTGGTAGGATTATTTCAGACCTTTGGCTTAACCATTGGCAGTTGGGAAATAGTTGTAGGTCTGGTTCTGGTGTTATTTAACGCCGCTGCTCAGCGCCGAAAGCTTGAATATTTTGCCTTACTTACCTCTTTGATTACCGGTATGGGAATTGACCTTTGGCTTTTTGTGCTAGGGGATTCAATCAGTCCTCTGACCCTCTTCGGTCAAGCTGCATGTTTAATACTCGGGGTAGGAATTGTGGGTTTAGGAGTTGCTGTAAATCTGCAAGCTGACTTTGCCCCCAATCCCATGGATCGCTCTATGCTGGTCATTAATCAATTAACGGGACTTAATGTGGCAATTTCCCGGGCAATAATCAGCCTGGTTCTGGTCATACTTGCTTTCCTATTTGGCGGCCCTATCGGTATCGGCACCTTATTTTCCGCCCTTATCACCGGGGTGTTTATAAAATTCTTCATGCCCTACACAGCTCGTTTAAACAAGGGGAAGGGGACCGATCCGGCCTCTGGAGATGAAACACCCATTATTCATTAG
- a CDS encoding putative holin-like toxin yields the protein MSVYEALMFAIAFATLIVLILKGTQKSK from the coding sequence ATGAGTGTGTATGAAGCGCTTATGTTTGCGATTGCATTTGCAACACTTATTGTGTTAATACTTAAAGGAACGCAAAAGAGCAAGTAG
- a CDS encoding DUF3102 domain-containing protein, giving the protein MNYSQAYILLGVPEEERGQFIAEIDVEGLSARELQKAVKERSQALQERDQALQEKAELRQALSEQESQITQLTTERNNLKTKAEQLNKSQGEQETKAANLEKKLESLKKSTSYEGLQKINKNLIAAQHKTNANQIAFLYESLDKTFKQLVWELSSFADKDKDTYEVYKSKVFDFLTKGLKEKF; this is encoded by the coding sequence TTGAATTATTCTCAGGCTTATATCCTCTTAGGAGTCCCGGAGGAAGAGCGAGGGCAGTTTATCGCAGAAATTGATGTAGAGGGTCTGTCTGCCCGCGAACTGCAAAAGGCGGTTAAGGAGCGGAGCCAGGCCCTGCAGGAGCGAGACCAGGCTCTGCAGGAAAAAGCGGAACTCCGGCAGGCCCTGAGCGAGCAAGAGAGCCAAATAACTCAGCTGACCACTGAGCGCAACAACCTGAAAACTAAGGCAGAGCAATTAAACAAGTCTCAAGGAGAACAGGAGACCAAAGCGGCAAATCTGGAGAAAAAGTTAGAATCTCTTAAGAAAAGCACATCTTATGAAGGCCTCCAAAAGATAAACAAGAACCTTATTGCCGCGCAGCACAAGACTAACGCCAATCAAATTGCCTTTTTATACGAGAGTCTGGACAAAACCTTCAAGCAACTGGTCTGGGAATTGAGCAGCTTCGCTGACAAGGATAAGGATACCTATGAAGTGTATAAAAGCAAGGTGTTTGATTTTTTAACGAAAGGTTTGAAAGAGAAATTCTGA
- a CDS encoding ABC transporter permease, translating into MLPLKIAWRFLLDKKLQTSLVIFGIAIGVSVQTFIGLVSQGLEKTLMNKILAYSPHITMYSKSGGFSDWQKEGDRIRSNFPEVDAVSPNVNSQAWIKLGKMTIPILIRGFNIIDTEGLYNIAMAIYEGSSPVNLNEILLGKELAERLGVKVGDEVSIITLGRQTVTMKIIGLYDFGVFNINKAWVITNLATAQNFIGFADQVTEIELTIHDPYLADVVSARIRSALSGEELDVSNWKAQNQLIVSAIIGQKIVTLVIQFFIMLATIISIVNILTINVFQKSKQVGILKAMGLTDFSASLVFFYQALLLSLVGIALCLGFLVVFLCGFNRYIVTAQGSPVVNVTVDYRFITLSILIFFVVSMSTAIFPALRCIKLNPIEIIKNV; encoded by the coding sequence ATGTTACCTTTAAAAATTGCCTGGCGGTTTCTGCTTGATAAAAAACTACAAACAAGCTTAGTCATTTTCGGCATAGCCATAGGAGTCTCCGTACAGACTTTTATCGGTCTGGTCAGTCAAGGGCTTGAAAAAACATTAATGAATAAAATATTGGCTTATAGCCCTCATATTACAATGTACTCTAAAAGTGGAGGATTTAGTGACTGGCAGAAGGAAGGGGACAGGATTAGAAGTAATTTTCCGGAAGTTGACGCTGTATCCCCCAATGTCAATAGCCAAGCGTGGATAAAACTTGGGAAAATGACTATCCCGATACTGATACGGGGGTTTAATATCATAGATACCGAGGGTCTATATAACATTGCAATGGCAATTTACGAAGGAAGTTCACCGGTTAATCTAAATGAGATTTTACTCGGCAAAGAGTTAGCTGAGCGCTTAGGTGTCAAAGTCGGGGATGAGGTTAGTATCATAACCCTTGGCAGACAAACGGTGACCATGAAAATTATTGGCTTGTATGATTTCGGAGTCTTTAATATTAATAAAGCGTGGGTGATTACCAATTTGGCCACGGCGCAAAACTTTATCGGTTTTGCTGATCAGGTGACTGAGATTGAATTAACGATTCACGATCCCTATCTGGCTGATGTTGTCAGTGCCCGGATTAGGAGCGCCCTCTCCGGGGAAGAGTTAGATGTATCTAATTGGAAAGCCCAGAATCAGTTAATAGTCAGTGCAATCATAGGGCAAAAAATAGTAACCCTTGTCATTCAATTCTTCATTATGCTGGCGACCATTATAAGTATCGTCAATATATTGACCATTAATGTCTTTCAAAAATCAAAACAAGTTGGGATCTTAAAGGCCATGGGTCTCACGGACTTTTCGGCAAGCCTTGTCTTTTTCTATCAAGCGTTATTACTTAGTCTTGTAGGAATCGCCCTTTGTCTTGGTTTCCTTGTCGTCTTTCTTTGTGGATTCAATCGATACATTGTGACTGCTCAAGGATCGCCTGTTGTTAATGTTACAGTGGATTATAGGTTTATCACCTTATCTATCCTTATTTTCTTTGTAGTTTCAATGTCAACAGCCATTTTTCCCGCTCTCAGGTGTATTAAATTAAACCCCATTGAGATCATTAAAAATGTATAG
- the rfbB gene encoding dTDP-glucose 4,6-dehydratase, with protein sequence MKFILVTGGAGFIGSNFVKTMLYKHPNYKIINVDALTYAGNLENLQAISDNYNYSFIKADIRDRQRMEEIFSTYNIDTVVNFAAESHVDRSIEEPEVFLTTNVIGTHVLLDVAKKHWKIKPADKHCKRYRPGAKFIQVSTDEVYGALGETGRFVETMPLLPNSPYSASKASADMLVRAYHETFGTPVNITRCSNNYGPYQFPEKLIPLMINNCLKEKELPVYGDGRQVRDWLHVADHCTAIDTVLHKGKDGEVYNIGGNNEKTNLEIVKLIINTLGKSKDLIKHVKDRPGHDRRYAIDNTKIATELGWEPAYSFEQGIKETIEWYLENTEWMENINSGDYANYYKRMYPDISDKVAGY encoded by the coding sequence ATGAAATTTATTCTAGTCACAGGAGGTGCTGGCTTTATTGGCAGCAACTTTGTAAAAACAATGTTGTACAAGCACCCTAACTATAAAATTATTAATGTTGATGCCTTGACCTATGCGGGGAATCTGGAAAACTTACAAGCTATATCTGATAACTATAACTATTCATTTATCAAAGCAGATATCAGGGACAGACAAAGGATGGAAGAAATATTTTCAACCTATAATATTGATACAGTTGTAAACTTTGCTGCAGAATCACATGTTGACAGAAGTATCGAAGAACCGGAAGTTTTCTTAACCACTAATGTTATCGGAACCCATGTTTTGCTGGATGTGGCAAAGAAGCATTGGAAAATAAAGCCTGCTGATAAGCATTGCAAGAGATACAGACCAGGAGCAAAGTTTATTCAAGTATCAACGGATGAAGTCTACGGAGCTTTAGGTGAGACAGGCAGGTTTGTTGAGACGATGCCGCTGCTGCCGAACAGCCCCTATTCGGCCTCCAAAGCAAGCGCCGATATGCTTGTAAGAGCTTATCATGAAACCTTTGGTACACCCGTCAATATAACAAGGTGCAGTAATAATTATGGGCCCTATCAGTTCCCGGAAAAGCTGATTCCCCTTATGATTAATAACTGCCTGAAAGAAAAAGAACTTCCTGTTTATGGCGATGGCAGGCAAGTAAGAGACTGGCTGCATGTAGCAGATCACTGCACCGCTATTGATACAGTTCTGCACAAAGGAAAGGACGGAGAGGTCTATAATATTGGCGGAAACAATGAAAAAACCAATCTAGAAATTGTCAAATTGATTATTAATACTCTTGGCAAGTCGAAAGACTTAATTAAACACGTTAAAGATCGTCCCGGACACGATCGAAGATATGCTATAGATAATACAAAAATAGCAACGGAGCTGGGGTGGGAACCGGCTTATTCCTTTGAGCAAGGGATAAAAGAGACTATAGAATGGTATTTGGAGAATACGGAGTGGATGGAAAACATTAACTCCGGTGATTATGCCAATTATTATAAAAGGATGTATCCCGACATCAGTGATAAGGTTGCGGGCTATTAA
- the rfbA gene encoding glucose-1-phosphate thymidylyltransferase RfbA, with the protein MKGIILAGGKGTRLYPMTQAVSKQLLPIYDKPMIYYPLSVLMMAGIREILIISTPEDTPIYEKLFENGSRLGLNLCYKVQETPRGLADAFILGKDFIAGDRVCLILGDNIFYGQDFVRLLNKASELKKGAYIFGYPVKDARSFGVVEFDKNRKVISIEEKPSKPKSNYAVPGLYFYDNQVVGIAKSVQPSERGEIEITAVNNAYLEQEELNVILLGRGMAWLDTGTPDGMQKAAEYVEAVQSRQGFYIACLEEIAWRREFINDQELKVIGESLKMTDYGQYILSLLNE; encoded by the coding sequence ATGAAAGGTATAATTCTTGCGGGAGGCAAAGGAACTCGGTTGTACCCAATGACGCAGGCAGTGTCCAAACAATTATTGCCTATTTACGATAAACCCATGATCTATTATCCTCTTTCAGTCTTAATGATGGCTGGTATTCGAGAGATACTTATCATATCAACGCCAGAGGATACACCCATCTATGAAAAGCTGTTTGAAAATGGTTCCAGGTTGGGGCTTAATCTTTGCTATAAGGTACAAGAAACTCCCAGAGGGCTTGCCGATGCCTTTATACTTGGCAAAGATTTTATTGCCGGCGATAGAGTTTGCTTAATTTTGGGCGACAATATTTTCTATGGACAAGACTTTGTGCGCCTGCTTAATAAGGCTAGTGAATTAAAAAAGGGTGCTTACATCTTTGGCTATCCTGTGAAAGATGCGCGATCCTTTGGGGTTGTTGAATTCGATAAAAATAGAAAAGTTATTTCCATTGAAGAAAAACCAAGCAAACCAAAATCAAATTATGCTGTTCCGGGATTGTATTTTTACGACAACCAGGTTGTAGGGATAGCTAAAAGTGTTCAGCCTTCAGAACGGGGCGAAATTGAAATTACTGCCGTCAATAATGCTTATCTTGAACAAGAGGAGCTTAATGTAATTCTGCTGGGCCGTGGTATGGCTTGGCTGGATACTGGTACTCCTGATGGCATGCAAAAGGCTGCTGAGTATGTTGAGGCAGTCCAGTCCAGGCAAGGATTTTATATAGCCTGTTTAGAGGAAATTGCCTGGCGGAGAGAATTCATTAATGATCAGGAATTAAAAGTTATTGGCGAAAGCTTGAAGATGACAGACTACGGCCAGTACATTTTATCGTTGTTAAATGAATAG
- a CDS encoding DegT/DnrJ/EryC1/StrS family aminotransferase, which produces MNLKSTPVVRPSMPPYEEYIHEIKDIWSSRWLTHSGPKHQALEEKLSEYLDVDNISLFANGHLALELAIDALGLSGEIITTPFTFASTTQAILRNRLTPVFCDINEDDYTIDVSKIEALITEKTSAILPVHVYGNVCDVDGIARIAQKYNLKVIYDAAHAFGVKIKDRAVGNFGDMSMFSFHATKVFHTVEGGGLTYSNSKYSPVLARLRQFGMVGQESVPTVGTNAKMTEIHAAMGLCNLRHINEEIAKRGRAMDRYRELLSGVKGLTLCNPQKNITPNYCYFPVLFNKKEFGLNRDEVAALLEKNNILARKYFYPLTNDFEAYKGMFELQKTPVAKRIADNVLTLPLYADLTVEDVDGICKIILHHG; this is translated from the coding sequence ATGAATCTAAAATCCACACCGGTTGTTAGACCATCTATGCCGCCTTATGAGGAGTATATACATGAGATCAAAGATATATGGAGTAGTCGATGGCTCACTCATTCCGGGCCAAAACACCAAGCTTTAGAGGAGAAACTATCTGAATATCTGGACGTGGATAATATTTCTCTATTTGCTAATGGGCATCTGGCTCTTGAACTGGCCATTGATGCTCTGGGTTTGTCCGGCGAAATAATAACCACTCCATTTACTTTCGCATCTACCACCCAGGCTATCCTTCGTAATCGCTTAACTCCGGTGTTCTGCGACATCAATGAAGATGACTATACCATTGATGTAAGTAAGATTGAGGCGCTTATCACTGAAAAAACATCAGCAATCTTGCCGGTTCATGTGTATGGCAATGTCTGTGATGTTGATGGGATTGCTAGGATAGCCCAAAAATATAATCTGAAGGTTATCTACGATGCCGCCCATGCCTTTGGTGTGAAGATAAAGGATAGGGCTGTCGGAAATTTCGGGGACATGTCCATGTTTAGTTTCCATGCTACGAAGGTCTTCCATACTGTTGAAGGCGGTGGTTTGACCTATAGCAATTCGAAGTACTCGCCGGTACTGGCCAGGCTCCGTCAGTTTGGCATGGTTGGACAGGAATCCGTACCAACCGTCGGAACCAATGCCAAAATGACGGAAATCCATGCCGCAATGGGCTTGTGTAACCTGAGGCATATCAATGAGGAGATTGCCAAGCGGGGGCGAGCCATGGACAGATACCGTGAATTGCTGTCTGGAGTCAAAGGATTGACGTTATGCAACCCCCAGAAGAATATTACCCCTAATTATTGCTATTTTCCTGTGCTGTTTAATAAGAAAGAATTTGGCCTGAACAGGGATGAGGTTGCTGCTCTGCTTGAGAAAAACAATATATTGGCCAGAAAATATTTTTATCCCCTTACCAATGATTTTGAGGCCTACAAGGGAATGTTTGAACTTCAGAAAACACCTGTGGCTAAGAGGATAGCCGATAACGTACTGACCCTGCCGCTGTATGCGGACTTGACGGTAGAAGACGTGGATGGGATTTGTAAGATTATCTTGCATCATGGCTGA
- a CDS encoding Gfo/Idh/MocA family protein: MKKLLMGILGPSDVAFNRFLPALKKSKHFEYVGVAIAKPHERNESSNGSYHEYELKAMFRKSMAKADDFINKYKGAIFNGYEQLLSSSVEGIYIPLPPALHYLWAKKALECGKHVLLEKPFTTNLADTRKLLKLAEQKGLAVHENYAFCYHEQINKIRQLIEDREIGEIRQIRAAFGFPYRGAADFRYNKELGGGAVMDCGGYPIKLSTLLLGKTAQTMTASLHSAKEHNVDVFGSATLENEDGITAQVSFGMDNCYKCELEIWGSEGCIYAPRIFTAPTNLTATVLLKKQEERVYEIAGNDQFLGSIDHFYQCIADKTLRLESYAEIESQSRQIDDILKVTKKQGGNYESKIHTGC, translated from the coding sequence ATGAAAAAATTACTAATGGGTATTTTAGGCCCCTCGGATGTTGCCTTTAATCGTTTTTTACCGGCACTTAAAAAGAGTAAACACTTTGAATATGTAGGAGTAGCTATTGCCAAACCCCATGAGCGAAATGAATCGTCTAATGGCTCCTATCATGAGTATGAACTAAAAGCCATGTTCAGAAAATCCATGGCAAAGGCTGATGATTTTATCAACAAATATAAAGGTGCTATTTTTAACGGCTATGAACAGCTCTTGTCTTCAAGCGTTGAAGGGATATATATTCCCTTGCCTCCGGCTTTACACTATCTATGGGCCAAAAAAGCTTTGGAATGTGGGAAGCATGTGTTGCTGGAAAAACCTTTCACAACGAATTTGGCAGATACCAGGAAGTTGCTTAAATTAGCAGAGCAAAAGGGATTGGCAGTCCACGAAAACTATGCCTTTTGTTATCATGAGCAGATTAACAAAATTCGTCAGTTGATTGAGGATAGAGAGATTGGAGAAATAAGGCAGATAAGAGCTGCTTTTGGCTTTCCTTACCGGGGAGCTGCTGATTTTAGATATAACAAAGAACTAGGCGGAGGAGCCGTGATGGATTGCGGGGGTTATCCAATTAAATTATCCACCTTGTTGCTTGGTAAAACAGCACAAACCATGACAGCTTCACTACATTCTGCCAAAGAACACAATGTCGATGTATTTGGAAGTGCTACTTTAGAAAATGAGGATGGCATTACGGCCCAGGTTTCCTTTGGGATGGATAATTGCTATAAATGTGAGCTGGAAATATGGGGAAGCGAAGGCTGTATTTATGCTCCAAGAATTTTTACGGCCCCTACAAACTTAACTGCTACAGTACTTCTGAAGAAGCAGGAAGAGAGAGTCTATGAGATTGCCGGGAACGATCAGTTCCTGGGATCGATTGACCACTTTTACCAATGTATTGCCGATAAGACTCTCCGTCTGGAATCCTACGCTGAAATAGAATCCCAAAGCAGGCAGATTGATGACATTTTAAAAGTAACTAAAAAGCAGGGAGGTAACTATGAATCTAAAATCCACACCGGTTGTTAG